Proteins from one Bacteroides mediterraneensis genomic window:
- a CDS encoding head fiber protein, which translates to MSAGFKYNIEPEPSIEERYDVSTGVRRRGPYKLDTANLVAGSFLPSFTPIAADLVKKTAQVAIRVEVYEKFTTGSNTTLKIKKNSLAYVGMHLGNGSHGATINSIDKSNKAFDKLTLAADFGETVEAGTVLYEATVVSGTTPKVVANSALYGRVQVEEGIVLVALLMRAFEIEPTKLAMPFSDIDKANMPHFQFNAAGVQSPDGVSYELPEASDSVMGGIQLGFSQSGKKYPVALEGGKAYVEVPWTDNNTTYQAANSSTLGLVKQGAKVDDAAGGDEKDKINALLASLRAAGIIASK; encoded by the coding sequence ATGTCAGCAGGATTTAAGTACAACATTGAGCCTGAACCATCCATCGAGGAACGATATGACGTTTCTACCGGTGTAAGACGTAGAGGCCCTTACAAGCTGGATACGGCCAACCTTGTCGCTGGTTCGTTTCTTCCATCCTTTACACCGATTGCCGCCGACTTGGTGAAGAAGACCGCTCAGGTGGCTATCCGTGTAGAAGTCTATGAAAAGTTTACCACCGGTTCCAATACCACATTGAAAATCAAGAAAAACTCTTTGGCTTATGTGGGTATGCATCTGGGTAATGGTTCTCATGGAGCTACCATCAACAGTATTGACAAATCAAACAAAGCTTTCGATAAGTTGACGTTGGCTGCCGACTTTGGCGAAACAGTGGAAGCTGGTACTGTACTCTATGAAGCTACAGTTGTAAGCGGTACTACTCCAAAGGTAGTTGCTAACTCAGCTTTGTACGGAAGAGTACAAGTAGAAGAAGGCATTGTATTAGTTGCTCTTTTGATGCGCGCATTCGAGATTGAGCCTACTAAGTTGGCTATGCCTTTCTCTGACATTGATAAGGCTAACATGCCGCATTTCCAGTTCAACGCTGCAGGCGTGCAATCCCCGGATGGTGTTTCGTATGAACTGCCAGAAGCTTCTGATTCTGTGATGGGAGGTATTCAGTTGGGATTCTCTCAAAGCGGAAAGAAATATCCAGTAGCATTGGAAGGTGGAAAGGCGTATGTAGAAGTACCTTGGACAGACAATAATACTACCTATCAGGCAGCTAACTCAAGTACTTTGGGATTGGTAAAGCAGGGTGCAAAAGTTGATGATGCAGCAGGTGGTGATGAGAAGGATAAAATTAATGCTCTTCTAGCATCATTGAGAGCTGCAGGTATTATCGCAAGCAAATAA
- a CDS encoding major capsid protein has protein sequence MMLTIHTLFNDPNIVNAVIQRVLQTRKDTIYWQQYLDFRRTTTRVFKDYIGQVTGVMAGSINSRYGEKPIRERRNIGSGYGEIAYLGDAYQISIDRLSDLQDLIDKYNAAKPADQVAAMQEIVNFIYDDYRQVLLAAHKRMDIIVGSLLMTGAATVKNKDDNAGGVDLLNIELPFKFIKPEAGAKTNFITYLQQQINALKADYGNFQKMIMSRGTFVKNIIGSAEFGDKFKMQLTSNEMYMSTGLITSQLASSVFTGIGLPAIEIKEDYVKDQTGKNVQIYSDDRITLLPQDKVGYMRFHTPYEAVDGVPGRNYNKADGDMLISGYKDKNGRYLEYTAEWIPQITNPNLIVNFDLTTMNA, from the coding sequence ATGATGCTAACTATTCATACTCTGTTTAACGACCCCAACATCGTTAACGCCGTCATCCAGCGCGTCCTTCAGACCCGTAAGGATACAATCTACTGGCAGCAGTACCTCGATTTCCGAAGAACGACTACCCGTGTGTTCAAGGACTACATAGGTCAGGTTACTGGCGTGATGGCCGGTTCCATCAACTCACGCTACGGAGAGAAGCCTATCCGTGAACGCCGAAACATCGGTTCAGGTTATGGGGAAATCGCTTATCTTGGTGATGCTTACCAGATTTCCATTGACCGTTTGTCTGATTTGCAGGACTTGATTGACAAGTACAATGCAGCTAAACCTGCCGACCAGGTAGCAGCCATGCAGGAAATCGTGAACTTCATTTACGACGATTACCGTCAGGTGCTTTTGGCAGCTCATAAACGTATGGATATTATCGTAGGTTCACTCTTGATGACAGGAGCAGCAACAGTCAAGAACAAGGACGACAATGCCGGAGGTGTTGACCTTCTCAACATTGAATTGCCGTTCAAGTTTATTAAGCCAGAAGCTGGTGCGAAGACGAACTTCATTACCTATTTGCAGCAGCAGATTAATGCACTTAAAGCGGACTACGGTAATTTCCAGAAGATGATTATGTCACGTGGAACTTTCGTGAAGAATATTATCGGCTCAGCTGAATTTGGCGATAAGTTCAAGATGCAGCTTACCAGTAACGAAATGTATATGTCAACTGGATTGATTACCTCTCAACTGGCTTCCTCAGTCTTTACCGGCATCGGACTTCCGGCCATTGAGATTAAGGAAGATTACGTGAAAGACCAGACCGGAAAGAACGTGCAGATTTACTCAGACGACCGTATCACCTTGCTTCCGCAGGATAAGGTTGGTTACATGCGCTTCCACACTCCGTATGAAGCCGTGGATGGCGTACCGGGACGTAATTACAACAAGGCAGATGGTGATATGCTTATCTCCGGTTACAAGGACAAGAACGGACGTTATCTGGAATACACGGCTGAGTGGATTCCGCAGATTACAAATCCGAACCTGATTGTGAACTTCGATTTGACAACCATGAACGCATGA
- a CDS encoding DUF6706 family protein, with the protein MTVNDYISQKFQTFGINLSDADLLEISLSSGISGEDEMGPSNIGLVSVAMAKFIPSLLLRATSISENGFSMSWNTQGLKEYYSFLCKKYGLEDTLSDKPKVRFL; encoded by the coding sequence ATGACAGTAAACGACTACATATCACAGAAGTTTCAGACCTTCGGCATTAACTTGTCGGATGCTGACCTTTTGGAGATAAGTCTGTCTTCAGGGATAAGCGGAGAGGATGAGATGGGCCCGTCAAACATCGGACTTGTGTCGGTGGCAATGGCGAAGTTCATCCCCTCTCTATTACTCCGTGCCACTTCCATCAGCGAGAACGGTTTCTCTATGTCCTGGAATACTCAGGGATTGAAGGAATATTATTCTTTCTTGTGCAAGAAGTACGGTCTTGAAGACACTCTGTCAGATAAACCTAAAGTCAGATTCCTATGA
- a CDS encoding HK97 gp10 family phage protein, translating into MAVKFDFSDVDSFFDQGYAEVKAVEDKVGKEAVDYAVKNGSYQNRTGTLRKSNKYSVQDNGLELRNEAEYASFVESKGYEVLTGAVLFAEKRLKEEIK; encoded by the coding sequence ATGGCTGTAAAGTTTGATTTCTCGGACGTTGATAGCTTTTTCGACCAAGGTTATGCCGAAGTGAAAGCCGTTGAGGATAAGGTCGGAAAGGAAGCTGTCGATTATGCTGTAAAGAACGGTAGTTATCAGAACCGGACCGGAACGCTCCGTAAGTCAAACAAGTATTCAGTTCAGGATAATGGATTGGAGTTAAGGAATGAAGCTGAATACGCCTCGTTCGTGGAATCTAAAGGCTACGAAGTCCTGACTGGCGCAGTCCTGTTTGCTGAGAAACGATTGAAGGAGGAAATAAAATGA
- a CDS encoding DUF2829 domain-containing protein codes for MRKYIGTKQVEAMPMTLGEYIAITGRNPYVFDGEMHGGNEPGYLVNEDGREGWTPAKTFEEAYRQVDDERKNMTFGDAIEVLKQGGAIRRTGWNGKGLFVVKQVPAHIDSDVIPKMQSLPQSAKDLILKGKGFIDYTSQCLIYNENTGRADSWVPSISDVFAEDWEIVQ; via the coding sequence ATGAGGAAATACATTGGAACAAAACAAGTAGAAGCAATGCCTATGACATTAGGCGAGTATATTGCAATAACAGGACGCAATCCGTATGTTTTTGACGGAGAAATGCACGGAGGAAATGAACCAGGATATCTTGTAAATGAAGATGGTCGCGAGGGCTGGACACCTGCAAAAACATTTGAAGAAGCATATCGACAGGTTGATGATGAACGCAAAAACATGACGTTTGGAGACGCAATCGAAGTGCTAAAGCAAGGAGGTGCTATCCGAAGAACAGGATGGAACGGAAAAGGATTGTTTGTCGTAAAGCAAGTTCCGGCGCATATTGATAGCGATGTCATTCCAAAAATGCAGTCGCTTCCACAATCAGCCAAAGACCTTATTCTGAAGGGAAAGGGCTTCATTGACTACACAAGCCAGTGCCTTATCTACAACGAGAATACCGGACGTGCAGACTCGTGGGTGCCATCCATCAGTGATGTATTTGCAGAAGATTGGGAGATTGTACAATGA
- a CDS encoding tape measure protein — MATLYFKVSSDYDEVIRLRKECEKLEAQLKKMDVNKSPAAAKALETQLASARQQMMGLVTEAAKAGAVMENDLKKKLNSASKASDELTEEIIKQRKIIRDTQDDVRRLSDEYSKMGKYSPNSKAKLAELNRAKAALNEQRYSLGELQDQQARNRLEVRKLTREYKDFSSGTNNADEIVKSLTDSLKRTAVEIGGLVAIKKFGSDVIEATGKMQQLQVALSTILQDKSKADQLIADIVQFAAKTPFNLDDVATGAKQLLAYGSSADNVVNELSMLGDVASGLQIPIGQLIYLYGTLRTQGRAMTVDIRQFAGRGIPIYEELAKVLGVSKDQVGELVKEGKVGFKEVEQAFKNMTSEGGKFANLMESSAGTWPQRLSNIEDTLFQKMNEFGNKYKEVFEFGIGTAEDLVESLDDVLSIMGGLIAAYGTYKAALITAAVAQKAVGFVESIRLIGMYRKELGLATAAQQAFNVASKSNVYVTLLATLVGIGTAIYMYTKRTNEATVAQETLNSVNKKADEEFSKQAATVDRLSGVLKSETSSLDQKKKALSDLQAIIPSYNASLDEEGKLINNNTEAIKSYLTQLEKQIRMKAAQEELEELYRKKRVQEKDYKSSQENFERVKKENPLGEFYGESGARLQLYTAQERSSAEKKANKAKEALDETISAINALEKEIEESSLSEKKESPQSTISKEVENATKRINTLKKEIADLRSGKLQAEAGKTVESAIKAKEQELQSAEKTLETLTGVSHKSGNKKVVDSQQNLSDELLQLIRANQQDEINLMEEGSEKKRRQIELDYQKEIDEIKKQRKKWEDAQGGKLTSEQREVLGNRASNAMQSREKGLAAITDTENQAAIEANERYLKNYGTFMQKRQAITDEYNRKISEATTQGDKDILQKEMEKALSSLDLEKLKQGINWELVFGDLEKVSKESLNKVKQQLRDFKNSDEYKNMAVDQKKVIDEALNNIQSTLIDKGGLLADLPEQLSELAKAQEELSQAQEEYNEAMRSGTDAQKEAATKKLNDAQKRQQNAQTNVQKSTDKTTSNLIALSNVITQLGSNSEMSLSEIGSLASDVVDVFTEAGSKIGGIIGAAFSLLDAIGTQGLDGFIDNLFGSVFRAVGGIWDTLTFGLIGNKKSDPYLKNDLEKLTISNQDLKASLDNLAEKMDESAVADATGLYEQQKKNIEEQMSNTKEMMQRSAAAYSNGFLGIGGTHSSNKKINDAMSAEDWKRVSDAAGVSVKNAGDFWNLTSEQMYNVSNNATDLYSKIKQYADDGYQNASQYMDSYIEYWKQLDELEDTYREKLTDTSFDTIRDEFKDKLLDMESDAEDFAENFEKMMQQAVVESMMSDTYANRLKEWYKNFANSMTDGTLSSSEQSNLKSQWDQMVSDALAERNAIMQAMGWEGSSSEQQSASSRGFGTEMTHEDAGELSGRFTAVYESNLRIEAAEQQQTVAITELRGSISALTAQATGMYNIADETRTILANSYLELQQIRENTEDSAKYLKDIKTDIAEVKRNTARL; from the coding sequence ATGGCTACACTATATTTTAAAGTCAGTTCAGATTATGATGAGGTTATCCGTCTGAGGAAGGAATGTGAGAAGCTGGAAGCCCAACTCAAAAAGATGGACGTGAACAAATCCCCCGCAGCCGCCAAGGCTTTGGAAACTCAACTGGCATCTGCTCGCCAACAGATGATGGGGCTGGTGACAGAAGCGGCCAAGGCTGGTGCTGTGATGGAGAATGACCTTAAGAAAAAACTCAATTCCGCGTCAAAGGCCTCCGATGAACTGACAGAGGAAATCATCAAACAAAGGAAAATCATCCGTGATACGCAGGATGATGTCAGACGGCTGTCTGATGAATATTCAAAGATGGGTAAGTATTCTCCTAATTCAAAAGCTAAATTAGCTGAACTGAACCGAGCTAAAGCAGCCTTGAACGAGCAGAGATATTCCCTTGGCGAATTACAGGACCAGCAGGCCAGAAACAGGCTCGAAGTGAGGAAACTTACAAGAGAGTACAAGGATTTTTCCAGTGGGACTAACAACGCTGATGAGATAGTAAAATCCCTGACGGATTCTTTAAAGCGTACAGCCGTTGAAATCGGTGGATTGGTGGCAATAAAGAAATTCGGCTCCGATGTGATTGAAGCAACCGGAAAGATGCAGCAGTTACAGGTAGCTCTTTCAACCATCCTTCAGGACAAATCAAAAGCGGACCAGCTCATCGCCGATATTGTCCAGTTCGCGGCCAAAACACCATTCAATCTTGACGATGTAGCGACCGGAGCAAAACAGCTTCTGGCATACGGTTCCTCGGCCGATAATGTCGTGAATGAACTTTCCATGCTTGGAGATGTGGCTTCCGGATTGCAGATTCCTATCGGACAGCTTATTTATCTGTATGGAACATTGAGAACACAAGGACGGGCCATGACTGTAGATATCCGTCAGTTCGCCGGACGAGGTATTCCAATCTACGAAGAACTGGCCAAGGTATTAGGAGTTTCCAAAGACCAGGTAGGTGAACTTGTGAAGGAAGGGAAGGTCGGATTTAAGGAAGTTGAACAGGCCTTCAAAAACATGACATCCGAGGGAGGAAAGTTTGCCAACCTTATGGAAAGTTCCGCCGGAACGTGGCCCCAGCGACTGTCGAATATCGAAGATACCCTCTTCCAGAAAATGAATGAGTTCGGGAACAAGTATAAGGAAGTTTTTGAGTTTGGCATCGGTACAGCCGAGGACTTGGTGGAAAGTCTTGATGATGTATTGTCTATTATGGGCGGACTGATTGCAGCTTACGGAACGTACAAGGCCGCGTTGATTACCGCAGCCGTAGCGCAGAAGGCGGTCGGGTTCGTTGAAAGTATCCGTCTGATAGGTATGTACAGAAAGGAATTGGGACTGGCCACCGCTGCACAGCAGGCTTTCAATGTCGCTTCAAAATCCAATGTATATGTCACCTTGTTGGCAACGCTGGTAGGAATCGGTACGGCTATTTATATGTACACCAAGAGAACCAATGAAGCCACTGTAGCACAGGAGACGCTTAATTCGGTGAACAAAAAGGCCGATGAGGAATTTTCCAAGCAGGCAGCAACGGTTGACAGGTTGTCCGGCGTATTGAAAAGTGAAACTTCGTCCCTTGACCAGAAGAAGAAAGCCTTGTCTGATTTGCAGGCCATCATCCCATCTTACAATGCCAGTCTTGATGAAGAGGGTAAATTAATAAATAACAACACCGAGGCCATTAAATCCTATCTGACGCAACTGGAAAAGCAGATACGGATGAAAGCTGCTCAGGAAGAGCTGGAGGAGTTATACAGAAAGAAACGTGTTCAAGAAAAAGACTATAAATCAAGTCAAGAAAACTTTGAGAGAGTAAAGAAAGAAAATCCACTTGGAGAGTTTTATGGCGAATCTGGAGCGAGATTACAGCTGTATACAGCACAAGAAAGAAGCAGTGCAGAAAAAAAAGCAAATAAGGCAAAGGAAGCATTAGATGAAACTATTTCTGCTATTAATGCTTTGGAAAAAGAGATTGAAGAATCGTCTTTATCCGAAAAAAAAGAATCCCCACAATCTACAATATCCAAAGAAGTAGAAAATGCCACAAAGCGTATCAATACACTCAAAAAAGAGATAGCCGACCTTCGTAGCGGGAAATTGCAGGCAGAGGCTGGTAAGACTGTAGAATCTGCTATTAAGGCAAAGGAACAAGAGTTGCAGAGTGCAGAAAAGACCTTGGAGACACTTACCGGTGTCAGCCATAAATCAGGAAACAAGAAGGTAGTAGATAGCCAGCAAAATCTTTCCGATGAACTTCTACAACTCATAAGAGCTAATCAGCAGGATGAAATCAACCTGATGGAAGAAGGTTCTGAAAAGAAGCGTAGACAGATTGAGCTGGATTACCAGAAAGAAATCGACGAAATTAAGAAGCAACGCAAAAAATGGGAAGATGCACAAGGTGGAAAGCTTACGTCTGAACAGCGGGAAGTATTAGGGAATCGTGCGTCTAATGCCATGCAGTCACGTGAAAAAGGTCTGGCCGCAATTACGGATACCGAAAATCAGGCTGCAATCGAGGCCAACGAACGCTACCTGAAAAACTACGGCACGTTCATGCAAAAAAGACAGGCTATCACCGATGAGTACAACCGTAAAATATCAGAGGCCACTACTCAGGGAGACAAGGACATACTCCAGAAAGAAATGGAAAAGGCACTCTCCTCCCTTGATCTTGAAAAACTGAAACAGGGTATTAACTGGGAACTTGTGTTCGGTGATTTGGAAAAGGTCTCCAAAGAGTCCTTGAATAAAGTAAAGCAGCAGCTTAGAGACTTCAAGAACTCGGATGAATACAAGAACATGGCCGTTGACCAAAAGAAGGTCATTGACGAGGCGTTGAACAACATCCAGTCAACCCTCATCGACAAAGGCGGATTGCTGGCCGACCTACCCGAACAGTTAAGCGAACTGGCCAAGGCTCAGGAAGAACTGTCACAAGCCCAGGAGGAATACAACGAAGCCATGAGAAGCGGAACAGATGCACAGAAGGAAGCTGCTACAAAAAAGCTGAACGATGCCCAGAAGAGACAGCAGAACGCTCAGACCAATGTGCAGAAGTCAACGGACAAAACAACAAGCAACCTTATCGCTTTGTCGAATGTAATTACCCAGCTTGGTTCAAACTCAGAGATGTCCCTTTCTGAAATCGGAAGTCTGGCCAGTGATGTTGTTGATGTTTTTACAGAAGCAGGAAGTAAGATTGGTGGAATCATTGGAGCCGCATTTTCTCTTTTAGATGCCATCGGAACGCAGGGGCTTGATGGGTTTATTGACAATCTTTTCGGTAGTGTCTTTAGGGCCGTTGGGGGAATATGGGACACATTGACCTTTGGACTTATCGGAAATAAGAAAAGTGACCCTTATTTGAAAAACGATTTGGAAAAACTGACAATATCCAATCAAGATTTGAAAGCCTCTCTCGATAATCTGGCTGAGAAGATGGACGAAAGTGCTGTTGCCGATGCAACTGGACTTTACGAGCAACAGAAGAAGAATATCGAGGAGCAGATGTCCAATACAAAAGAGATGATGCAACGTTCCGCCGCCGCATACAGCAATGGTTTCTTAGGAATCGGTGGTACACATTCAAGTAATAAGAAAATCAACGACGCTATGTCTGCCGAGGACTGGAAACGTGTCAGTGATGCAGCAGGAGTATCAGTTAAAAATGCCGGTGATTTCTGGAACCTGACCAGTGAGCAGATGTACAACGTATCCAACAACGCCACTGACCTCTACTCAAAAATCAAGCAATACGCCGACGATGGATATCAGAACGCTTCGCAGTATATGGACAGCTACATTGAATACTGGAAGCAGCTCGATGAACTGGAGGACACTTACCGCGAAAAGCTGACCGACACCTCGTTTGACACTATCCGGGATGAATTCAAGGACAAACTACTTGATATGGAATCGGATGCGGAAGACTTCGCCGAAAATTTCGAGAAGATGATGCAGCAGGCTGTGGTGGAAAGCATGATGTCAGATACCTATGCAAACCGATTGAAAGAATGGTACAAGAATTTTGCAAACTCGATGACGGACGGTACTTTGTCCAGCTCCGAACAAAGCAATCTCAAATCACAATGGGACCAGATGGTCAGTGATGCCTTAGCTGAGCGGAACGCCATCATGCAGGCTATGGGATGGGAAGGTTCTTCTTCCGAGCAACAGTCGGCATCCAGCCGAGGATTCGGTACGGAAATGACGCACGAGGATGCCGGGGAACTAAGCGGACGGTTCACTGCCGTGTATGAGTCCAATCTCCGAATAGAGGCAGCAGAGCAGCAACAGACGGTGGCCATCACGGAACTGCGAGGTTCCATCAGTGCTTTAACAGCACAAGCTACCGGAATGTACAACATCGCCGACGAAACACGTACCATTCTGGCCAATTCCTATCTGGAGTTGCAGCAAATCAGAGAGAATACAGAAGATTCAGCCAAATACCTGAAAGATATAAAGACTGACATCGCCGAAGTGAAACGTAATACAGCAAGACTATGA